CGTTACAAATTTCTCATTCTCAACATCTAAACAAACTTCCATGTTCGGTTCTTGCTTCCAAATATTACGGAAGTCACAGATTGTTTGTCCGTAGTTTAATTCACTTTGTGTTTCAACTTCAACAAAATGCTTCTCCGTTTGCACGATAGAAGAATCAATCGCAACTCCGATTGTTAATGGATCATGAAGTGCACAACCGTCAATCCCGTATTTTTGTTTACTAAACCCTCTGAATACTTCAGAACTTTCTACAATGAAGTCATAGTATTTCGTTCCTTTTAATTCTTCCATGCGCTCGCGTGTTAAGAATGTTTTATGCGTAACATCTAGGCCAACAAGCTTCAATGAAAGACCTGAATGGAATACAATTTTAGCAGCTTCCGCATCGGCAAAAATATTGAATTCAGCATTTGGAAGTTTATTACCCATTCCCGCTTTTGTAACAAGTCCACCCATGATGACCACTTCACTTACCCACTCCGCTAATCTTGGCTCTTTACGTAGTGCTAACGCCAAGTTTGTAAGTGGACCAACCATGATGAATGTGATATCACCTTTATGTTTTTTCGCTTGTTCAATCATGAAATCTGGTGCGAAAATATCCGATTCTTCATCATCTACAGTTATATGATCAAGTGCATCGCCAATTCCATCTTTACCATGAACACGAAATTCGTGATTAGGTTCTGTTAAAAGCGGAAGACTTGCCCCTCTATAAGCCTTAACTTCTTCATTTCCGATTAACTTCAGGATTTTCTTCGTGTTTTTCATAACATAATCAATTGGGACATTCCCATTTACGCCTGTAATCCCTAGAAGATCAAGTTGCTTACTCTCAATTGCGTAAATGATTGCATACGCGTCATCTATCCCAGTATCAACGTCTAAAATAACTTTTTTCATTCTAAATCTCTCCTTAATTTCAAAAAAATATTACTTTAATAACACTTCACGATCGTTAATCTTAAAAGAAGAAAATACCTACAATTGCACCATTTAATAGGTTGGCCAATGTCGCAGCGATTAACCCTTTGAATGCCATATCTTGAATTTCTTTTTTACGATTAGGTGCGATTCCTAGCATAACACCTAGAATGATTCCAATAGAACCAAGATTTGCAAATCCAGATAATGCAAATGTTAAAATTGCTACGGACTTCTCAGAAAATGAACCAATTATATCTTGAAACGCTGCAAATGCTACAAATTCGTTAATGATGATTTTTTGTCCAAGTAAGTTTCCGGCCATGATTGCTTCAGACCAAGGAATTCCTAAAACAAACGCAACTGGCGCAAATACATATCCTAAAATTGTTTCAAAAGATAAGCCTGGTAAACCTACGAGGGAACCAACTCCCCCTAAAATACCGTTCAGAAGTGCAATTAATCCGATAATCGAAACTAGAATCACGACAGCATTTACGGCAAAATGCAAGCCATCTTTGGATTCGGTTACAATAACTTCCATAACACTTGGTTTTTCACCAGATTCATTCACATTATCGTCTGTTACTTTCCACTCATTTGGATCAAGTTTTTCAGTTTCAGGTATAATCAATTTCGCTAACATTAAGCCTGCGGGTGCAGACATTATTGCCGCTGATAATAGATAATTAATCGGAATTCCCATTGCCGCTAATCCGAGTAAAACAGCTCCAGATACAGAAGCAAGACCACCAACCATTACGGCAAAGAGTTGAGAACGTGACATCGTTCTTATATATGGCTTGACCGATAGGAAAGATTGTGTCATCCCTAAGAAAATATTTGCCGCGGCATTCGTCGATTCAATATGACCGGTTTTCATAATCTTAGAAAGTCCTCCACCGACGATACGAACGAACATTTGCATAATTCCAAAACGATATAATAAACCAATTAGCGCAGTTAAATAAATCATAATGGCCAATGCATTAATCGCAAATATTGGACCAGCTGCTCCTTCTTTATCTGCTAAAGAACCAAATACAAATTTTAACCCTTCAACTCCATAGGCCATAACTTTCGATACACCATCAGATAGCCACTGGATAATGGACATACCAATATCCCATTTTAATACGATAAACCCTAATATAACTTGAGCGATAAAGCCCATACTTACTGTCCATATATTAATTGCTTTCTTGTTTTCAGATAATAGAAGAGCTGCTAAAACGATAACCGTACAGCCCATTAATCCCCATAGTATACTTACCATGCGCTTGCTTTCCTCCTCATATATTGAAGCAGATTAGATTGTTTTAAGTTTTATTTTTTGCCATGATTGCGAAGAAATTCGTTCACTTCGTCTTGTGTTGGCATTCCAGCTTGCGCACCTAATTTTTGAACAGAAAGGGCTGCGGCTGCATTCGCAAAATGACATGCAGTTTCAACATCCTTTTTCATGCCAATTGCATAGGCAAACGCTCCATTAAATGTATCCCCTGCCCCTGTCGTATCAACAGTTGAAACAGAATGACTTGAAATTCTACGTGGCGCTTCATTTTCAAAATAAACAACGCCGTCTTTTCCTTCTGTGACAATTAGCTTATCCAATAACTGATTGAAATCTACTTGTTTAGATAAAGTCTCACGTTCAGACTGATTAGGCGTAATAAAGTCTGCCTTC
This window of the Sporosarcina pasteurii genome carries:
- a CDS encoding nucleoside hydrolase, whose product is MKKVILDVDTGIDDAYAIIYAIESKQLDLLGITGVNGNVPIDYVMKNTKKILKLIGNEEVKAYRGASLPLLTEPNHEFRVHGKDGIGDALDHITVDDEESDIFAPDFMIEQAKKHKGDITFIMVGPLTNLALALRKEPRLAEWVSEVVIMGGLVTKAGMGNKLPNAEFNIFADAEAAKIVFHSGLSLKLVGLDVTHKTFLTRERMEELKGTKYYDFIVESSEVFRGFSKQKYGIDGCALHDPLTIGVAIDSSIVQTEKHFVEVETQSELNYGQTICDFRNIWKQEPNMEVCLDVENEKFVTMFIDTLKQA
- a CDS encoding NupC/NupG family nucleoside CNT transporter codes for the protein MVSILWGLMGCTVIVLAALLLSENKKAINIWTVSMGFIAQVILGFIVLKWDIGMSIIQWLSDGVSKVMAYGVEGLKFVFGSLADKEGAAGPIFAINALAIMIYLTALIGLLYRFGIMQMFVRIVGGGLSKIMKTGHIESTNAAANIFLGMTQSFLSVKPYIRTMSRSQLFAVMVGGLASVSGAVLLGLAAMGIPINYLLSAAIMSAPAGLMLAKLIIPETEKLDPNEWKVTDDNVNESGEKPSVMEVIVTESKDGLHFAVNAVVILVSIIGLIALLNGILGGVGSLVGLPGLSFETILGYVFAPVAFVLGIPWSEAIMAGNLLGQKIIINEFVAFAAFQDIIGSFSEKSVAILTFALSGFANLGSIGIILGVMLGIAPNRKKEIQDMAFKGLIAATLANLLNGAIVGIFFF